One Choristoneura fumiferana chromosome 25, NRCan_CFum_1, whole genome shotgun sequence genomic region harbors:
- the hkb gene encoding zinc finger transcription factor huckebein yields MFSVQQNYSRLFRPWDVSDSKKIDSQETNFDKTTTNITPKSSKRKLQEEKRENRLRKIRGTFKKKDTNVHQDATVSTTTAEIEDKKTNLSAVHLGAPIESPVASLSLCCDRLLQEEKPQVKTENIASPVEPEVSSIPKQHYPNVPQNLSAPVYNTYVPDYLPSADIAQALGVPPTDPLLLESLAQGYAMELEYARILQQENEAKLLNARKQRPKKYKCPHCHVGFSNNGQLKGHIRIHTGERPYKCDEKNCGKTFTRNEELTRHKRIHSGVRPFPCPTCGKKFGRRDHLKKHTRTHYIQAERMMPVFVPLSAVPHMAAGYPYLYGF; encoded by the coding sequence atgttTTCTGTGCAACAGAACTACTCGAGATTGTTTCGGCCGTGGGACGTGAGTGATAGCAAGAAAATAGATTCACAAGAGACGAACTTTGATAAAACTACGACCAATATAACTCCTAAGTCAAGcaagagaaaattacaagaagAGAAAAGAGAAAATCGATTGCGAAAAATTCGCGGTACTTTTAAGAAAAAGGATACAAACGTGCACCAGGACGCTACAGTTTCCACGACAACTGCCGAAATTGAGGATAAAAAAACGAACCTTTCTGCCGTTCATTTGGGCGCTCCAATCGAATCACCAGTAGCAAGCTTAAGCCTGTGTTGCGACAGGCTTTTACAGGAAGAAAAACCTCAAGTTAAAACTGAAAATATCGCATCTCCAGTTGAACCAGAAGTGTCTTCCATCCCTAAACAGCACTATCCTAATGTACCGCAAAACTTATCCGCTCCGGTTTACAATACTTACGTCCCTGACTACCTTCCGTCGGCAGACATCGCGCAAGCGCTAGGCGTACCTCCAACGGACCCCCTACTCCTAGAATCCCTAGCACAAGGCTACGCTATGGAGCTGGAATACGCCAGAATCCTCCAGCAAGAGAATGAGGCAAAACTCCTAAACGCCAGAAAGCAACGGCCGAAGAAATATAAATGTCCGCATTGCCATGTGGGATTTTCCAATAACGGGCAACTGAAAGGACACATACGTATACATACAGGTGAGCGGCCTTATAAATGTGACGAGAAGAATTGTGGCAAGACTTTTACGAGGAACGAGGAGCTGACGAGGCATAAAAGGATACATTCAGGTGTGAGGCCGTTCCCTTGCCCCACTTGTGGGAAGAAGTTCGGGCGGCGGGACCATCTGAAGAAGCACACGAGGACGCATTATATACAGGCGGAGCGAATGATGCCAGTGTTCGTGCCGCTCTCTGCCGTGCCTCATATGGCTGCGGGGTACCCTTACTTGTATGGTTTCTGA